Part of the Bacteroidales bacterium genome is shown below.
GGATAATTTTTGCTGCCAAAAATAATACTTCTCCCCATTTATTTTATGTGAGCCATAATTCTGATGAAGCGATGCTGAAAAAAATCACTAATGATCCAAAAGCTACCTATTATCCAAAAGGAAAATCTGTTTATGTAGAAGATAAAAACAATAAAGGAACTTATAAGTTGACATATCGTTTTGACATCTATGCAAGTAAGCCGATGCAAAGGAAATATGTTTTTGTAGATGCTCAAAATGGAAATGTAATTCTTGATATTAACCGGATTCACAATACTGACGTACCAGGCACAGCTGTTACCAAATATAGCGGAACACAACCCATAATGACTGATAGCACAGCTGCTGGCAGTTACCGCTTACGCGAAACAACAAGAGGTAACGGTATCGAAACGTACAATATGAAAACAGGTACTGCATACGGGAGTGCTGTTGATTTTACCGATACTGACAATTATTGGAATAATGTAAACACCGAAAAAGACGAAATTGCAACCGATGCACATTGGGGCGCAGAAATGACTTATGATTATTATAAAAATACTTTTAACAGAAATAGTATTGATGGAAACGGGTTTAAACTTATAAGCTATGTTCATTATGATGTTAATTATGATAATGCCTATTGGGATGGAACCTGCATGACATACGGTGATGGTGATGGAAGTACATACACTCCTTTTACTGCACTTGATATTTGCGGGCATGAAATCACACACGGTCTTGATGAAAAAACTGCTAATCTCACTTACCAGGACGAATCAGGTGCATTGAATGAAGGCTTCAGTGATATTTTTGGATGTGCTATTGAATGGTATGCAAAGCCGGCAACCGCCAACTGGACAATGGGTGAAGATATAGGAACTATTATTCGTTCGCTATCAACGCCAAAAGCATATTCATGTCCTAACACATACGGAGGTAGTTTCTGGTATACAGGGACACAGGATAATGGCGGAGTTCATACAAATAGTAGCGTAGTAGGTTATTGGTATTATTTACTTGCGCACGGAGGAAGCGGTACAAACGATAACAGCATTTCATACAATATTACGGGGCTGGGAATGAATGCAGCTTCAGAAATAGCATATCGTACCTTAACTGCATATTTACCAAGTTCTGCAAATTATGCTGATACACGTTATTATTCAATAGTTGCAGCTATTGATTTATATGGCCCATGTTCACCTGAAGTTGAAACTGTTGCAAATGCATGGTATGCTTGCGGTGTAGGTGGCCCATACGATTCAACAGTTGTTGCTGGTTTCACTCCATCATTTACCACTTTCTGTACTATTCCTGCTGAAGTAACTTTCACAAACAGCAGTACGAATACAAACATTTATCATTGGGATTTCGGCGATGGAACCACTGATACTTTAATGAATCCGATACATATATATAATTCATATGGTAAATTTACAGTTACTTTAATCGCAGGTGGAAATTGCGGTGCTGATACCATTGTTAAAACTGAAATTATTAATGTAGATTCATTAAATCCGTGTAGTACAAATATGCCAGAAACAGGAACTGCCGCAAATCAAACAGCATGTTCCGGAATACTTTTCGATAGCGGCGGAAGTGATAATTATCAGGATGAGACTAACAGTTCAATCACTATTCAACCTACTGGAGCTGCAAATATTACCTTAACTTTTTCAGAATTTGGATTTGAAAAAGATTACGACTACCTTAAAATATATGATGGCAGCAGCATATCTAACCCTCTTATAGGTAGCTATACTGGAAATACATTACCGAATGGAGGAACAATAACTTCAACATATGGAGCAATTACAATTGTTCAAACTTCAGATGTGCAATTAAACGATATTGGATTTATATGCCAGTGGCAATGCCATTATCCTACTACTCCACCTGAAGCAAATTTCCAAAATGATACTATTTCATGTACAGGAGAAGTTAAATTTTTGGATTTAACTACTAACGGTCCATTAACATGGTTATGGAAATTTGGCGACGGCGACACTTCTACATTACAAAATCCAACACATTTGTATGTTAATGATGGAACATATGATGTTCAGCTTATAACAGGAAATACTTTAGGCTACGATACTCTTACAAAAACAATGTGTGTAACTGTTGACAAACCTGTTGAT
Proteins encoded:
- a CDS encoding M4 family metallopeptidase; translated protein: IIFAAKNNTSPHLFYVSHNSDEAMLKKITNDPKATYYPKGKSVYVEDKNNKGTYKLTYRFDIYASKPMQRKYVFVDAQNGNVILDINRIHNTDVPGTAVTKYSGTQPIMTDSTAAGSYRLRETTRGNGIETYNMKTGTAYGSAVDFTDTDNYWNNVNTEKDEIATDAHWGAEMTYDYYKNTFNRNSIDGNGFKLISYVHYDVNYDNAYWDGTCMTYGDGDGSTYTPFTALDICGHEITHGLDEKTANLTYQDESGALNEGFSDIFGCAIEWYAKPATANWTMGEDIGTIIRSLSTPKAYSCPNTYGGSFWYTGTQDNGGVHTNSSVVGYWYYLLAHGGSGTNDNSISYNITGLGMNAASEIAYRTLTAYLPSSANYADTRYYSIVAAIDLYGPCSPEVETVANAWYACGVGGPYDSTVVAGFTPSFTTFCTIPAEVTFTNSSTNTNIYHWDFGDGTTDTLMNPIHIYNSYGKFTVTLIAGGNCGADTIVKTEIINVDSLNPCSTNMPETGTAANQTACSGILFDSGGSDNYQDETNSSITIQPTGAANITLTFSEFGFEKDYDYLKIYDGSSISNPLIGSYTGNTLPNGGTITSTYGAITIVQTSDVQLNDIGFICQWQCHYPTTPPEANFQNDTISCTGEVKFLDLTTNGPLTWLWKFGDGDTSTLQNPTHLYVNDGTYDVQLITGNTLGYDTLTKTMCVTVDKPVDPTATSAWRCSPGSVTLTASGSSSLSWFDAPIGGNLVYVGNTFITPYLNNTTTFYVQDVVAAPSLHVGPADNSMGNGSYSYSTTQRYLVFDCSNDIEIASVLVFSDSSFTRTISLANSSGTILQDTAILIPAGQSRVYIHFPVPAGTGYRLIASTSNGLFRNQNGAVYPYTLQDIVSITGSNSQIATAYYYFYDWEIVGGNCASNRVPSVATIHLPAPTVTPSGIVKICDGESITLTCQQADSYLWSPGGQTTQSISVNTEGFYTVLATDSICSTPSDSVEVEVVNNPPIASFTNTANFLNVSFTNASTNSDSSYWNFGDGATSQLVNPTHTYAASGTYTVTLITENVCGTDTFTVSITVEGNGISENSSNSGFVIYPNPSNGTFIIDALNFNSTINYSVYDLLGNIIKSGIINNSKTIIDLEGTPKGIYFIRLSNETINNASRIIIQ